The following are encoded together in the Bacillus sp. V2I10 genome:
- a CDS encoding M23 family metallopeptidase, which yields MFKRINGFVGNNVQYTKNSIMKKAFFSFAMACGLSFGIGSASAEENLETVYHVYLGGDLAGTVDSQQLIDDLSKQKIDEAKKNYKDYQLTVEEIEIIPEQMFRPISNNDETLNKLNAELDVVAVAASIKVDDKNVAYFKNKEEAESVLKKFKGKYVSEEVLKQLDTMKKSNVPLQPIKENQSRILDVSLSDKVSVTEEKVSPDKLITAEEGIKLLEKGTLEEKKHKVNDTDVLSKIAAEYKLTLEDLLALNPSLKDEDIIKPGDELNVKEYKPFTNVLVKEEVSKKEAIAYETEVIEDSSMFKGDKKTKQEGKDGQKLLNYIVFKENGNEVKRETTKDETLTEPVKEIIVKGTKVVPSRGNGSLAWPAVGGYVSSKLGTRWGKMHKGIDIARPSDRTIKAADNGKIVSAGNSGAYGNKVEIDHGNGMKTVYAHLDSISVSVGQTVSQGQKIGVMGSTGRSTGVHLHFEVYQNGKLKNPLDYVKK from the coding sequence GTGTTTAAGCGCATAAATGGATTTGTTGGAAACAACGTTCAATATACAAAAAACAGCATAATGAAGAAGGCTTTTTTTAGTTTCGCAATGGCTTGCGGTCTGTCATTTGGCATTGGATCTGCATCTGCAGAAGAAAATCTTGAAACCGTTTATCATGTCTATTTAGGTGGAGATCTAGCAGGTACAGTAGACAGTCAGCAGTTAATTGATGACCTTTCAAAGCAGAAAATTGATGAGGCCAAAAAGAACTATAAAGATTATCAATTAACGGTTGAAGAAATTGAAATCATCCCTGAACAAATGTTTCGCCCTATTTCGAATAATGATGAAACGTTAAATAAACTGAATGCAGAACTTGATGTTGTGGCAGTAGCTGCTTCCATTAAAGTAGACGATAAAAACGTTGCTTACTTCAAAAACAAAGAAGAAGCCGAAAGCGTATTAAAAAAATTTAAAGGCAAATATGTTTCAGAGGAAGTTTTAAAGCAGCTGGATACGATGAAAAAATCCAACGTGCCTCTGCAGCCTATTAAAGAAAACCAATCACGTATATTAGACGTTTCCTTATCTGATAAAGTTTCAGTAACTGAAGAAAAAGTTTCTCCCGACAAGCTGATTACTGCTGAGGAAGGCATAAAACTTCTTGAAAAAGGAACTCTTGAAGAGAAAAAGCATAAAGTCAATGATACAGATGTACTCAGTAAAATAGCTGCTGAATATAAGCTTACATTAGAAGATTTGCTTGCACTGAATCCAAGCTTAAAAGATGAGGATATCATTAAGCCTGGAGACGAACTGAATGTAAAAGAATATAAACCATTTACAAATGTACTTGTAAAAGAAGAAGTATCAAAGAAAGAAGCGATTGCCTATGAAACAGAAGTGATTGAAGATTCTTCTATGTTCAAAGGCGACAAGAAAACGAAGCAAGAAGGTAAAGACGGTCAAAAGCTGTTAAATTATATTGTTTTTAAAGAAAATGGCAATGAAGTGAAACGTGAAACAACAAAAGATGAAACACTGACTGAACCAGTAAAAGAAATTATCGTCAAAGGCACGAAAGTTGTTCCTTCTCGCGGAAATGGATCATTAGCATGGCCAGCTGTAGGCGGTTATGTTTCAAGCAAGCTCGGAACCCGCTGGGGGAAAATGCATAAAGGGATAGATATTGCCCGTCCAAGCGATCGTACGATAAAAGCTGCAGACAATGGAAAAATCGTTTCAGCTGGAAACTCTGGAGCGTATGGAAATAAAGTAGAGATTGATCACGGCAATGGAATGAAAACTGTTTACGCCCATTTAGACTCTATTTCGGTTTCAGTAGGACAAACAGTATCTCAAGGCCAGAAAATCGGTGTGATGGGATCTACTGGACGTTCTACCGGTGTTCATTTGCACTTCGAAGTTTATCAAAATGGAAAATTGAAAAATCCGCTTGATTACGTGAAAAAATAA
- the yycF gene encoding response regulator YycF — protein MEKKILVVDDEKPIADILQFNLKKEGYEVFCAYDGNEALEMVEEIQPDLILLDIMLPNKDGMEVCREVRKKYEIPIIMLTAKDSEIDKVLGLELGADDYVTKPFSTRELLARVKANLRRLQALPPEQQTDKNEIEIGSLTIHPDAYVVSKRGETIELTHREFELLHYLAKHIGQVMTREHLLQTVWGYDYFGDVRTVDVTVRRLREKIEDNPSHPTWIVTRRGVGYYLRNPEQE, from the coding sequence ATGGAAAAGAAAATCTTAGTTGTTGATGATGAAAAGCCGATTGCAGACATTCTGCAATTTAACTTAAAAAAAGAGGGTTATGAAGTATTTTGTGCCTATGATGGAAATGAAGCATTGGAAATGGTAGAAGAAATTCAGCCTGATCTCATCCTTTTAGATATTATGCTCCCGAATAAAGATGGAATGGAAGTATGCCGTGAAGTCCGGAAAAAATACGAAATTCCAATTATCATGCTGACAGCAAAAGATTCTGAAATTGATAAAGTCCTTGGACTTGAACTGGGTGCAGATGACTATGTGACAAAACCGTTCAGCACCAGAGAGCTATTAGCTCGCGTAAAAGCCAATTTAAGAAGATTGCAGGCTCTTCCTCCAGAACAGCAAACAGATAAAAATGAAATTGAAATCGGTTCATTAACGATTCATCCTGATGCTTATGTCGTCTCTAAACGCGGTGAAACGATTGAGCTGACTCATCGTGAGTTTGAGCTGCTTCACTATTTGGCCAAACATATTGGACAAGTCATGACGCGCGAACACCTTCTTCAAACCGTTTGGGGCTATGATTATTTTGGTGACGTCCGTACTGTAGATGTAACTGTTCGCAGACTTAGGGAGAAAATCGAAGATAACCCGAGTCATCCGACTTGGATTGTGACACGAAGAGGTGTCGGGTATTACTTGCGAAACCCTGAACAGGAGTAG
- the dnaB gene encoding replicative DNA helicase, protein MNEMFDDRIPPQNIEAEQAVLGAIFLEPASLITASEILIPEDFYRASHQKIYNVMLKLADKGEPVDLVTVTSELADANLLEEIGGVSYLSDLANAVPTAANIEYYGRIVEEKSILRRLIRTATTIAQDGYSREDEVDVLLNEAEKNIMEVSQRKNAGAFQNIKDVLVQTYDNIELLHTRKGDITGIATGFTELDRMTAGFQRNDLIIVAARPSVGKTAFALNIAQNVATKTDENVAIFSLEMGADQLVMRMLCAEGNINAQNLRTGNLTPEDWGKLTMAMGSLSDSGIFIDDTPGIRVSEIRAKCRRLKQESGLGMILIDYLQLIQGSGRNKDNRQQEVSEISRTLKSLARELKVPVIALSQLSRGVEQRQDKRPMMSDIRESGSIEQDADIVAFLYRDDYYDKESENKNIIEIIIAKQRNGPVGTVSLAFVKEYNKFVNLERRFDDAGVPPGA, encoded by the coding sequence ATGAATGAAATGTTTGATGATCGGATTCCTCCACAAAATATTGAGGCGGAGCAAGCTGTACTCGGAGCGATTTTTCTAGAACCCGCATCTTTAATCACCGCTTCTGAAATTTTGATTCCAGAAGATTTTTACAGAGCATCTCATCAAAAGATTTACAATGTGATGCTGAAGCTTGCGGATAAAGGGGAGCCTGTTGACTTAGTAACAGTAACCTCTGAGCTTGCTGATGCCAATTTATTAGAGGAAATCGGCGGAGTATCTTATTTAAGTGATCTGGCAAATGCGGTTCCGACTGCTGCCAATATCGAATATTACGGTAGAATCGTAGAAGAGAAGTCGATTTTGCGGAGATTGATCCGAACAGCTACAACGATTGCTCAAGACGGTTATTCCCGTGAAGATGAAGTAGATGTTTTATTAAATGAAGCCGAGAAAAACATTATGGAGGTTTCACAGCGGAAAAACGCCGGAGCTTTCCAGAATATTAAAGATGTTCTTGTTCAAACGTACGATAACATTGAATTGCTCCACACAAGAAAAGGGGACATCACTGGAATTGCCACGGGCTTTACGGAGCTCGACAGAATGACAGCCGGTTTTCAGCGAAATGATCTGATTATTGTAGCTGCCCGTCCTTCTGTCGGTAAGACCGCTTTTGCCTTGAATATCGCGCAAAACGTGGCAACGAAAACAGATGAGAACGTTGCGATCTTCAGTCTCGAGATGGGGGCAGATCAGCTCGTCATGAGGATGCTTTGTGCGGAAGGCAACATTAATGCACAGAATTTGCGTACCGGCAACTTAACTCCGGAAGACTGGGGAAAGCTTACCATGGCGATGGGAAGCTTGTCGGATTCGGGTATATTTATAGATGATACTCCAGGCATCCGGGTAAGTGAAATCCGTGCAAAATGCCGCCGCCTCAAACAGGAAAGCGGTCTTGGGATGATTCTGATTGACTACCTGCAGCTGATTCAGGGAAGCGGACGAAATAAAGATAACCGCCAGCAGGAAGTATCTGAAATTTCACGGACACTTAAGTCCCTGGCAAGGGAATTAAAAGTGCCTGTTATCGCCCTATCACAGCTATCTCGCGGAGTTGAGCAGCGTCAGGACAAGCGTCCTATGATGTCAGATATCCGTGAATCAGGAAGTATCGAGCAGGATGCGGATATTGTTGCTTTCTTATATCGTGATGATTACTACGATAAGGAATCCGAAAATAAAAATATCATCGAAATCATCATTGCAAAACAGCGTAACGGTCCAGTCGGTACGGTCAGTCTTGCTTTCGTAAAAGAATACAATAAATTCGTAAACTTGGAACGGCGATTCGATGATGCCGGCGTTCCGCCAGGTGCTTAG
- a CDS encoding YybS family protein, translating to MKRVNILTEGAILLALFTVLTLMTLYLPLFGAFLMVFLPLPFILYTVRHGIKAAVTLMAASIFITLIVGSLFALPLTLTYALSGIVMGYFYQKRQTAGALIGGTIAFLISFVVMYAASVAFFQIDPIEEATGSMDETIDMAKSMMAAIGQEANEAAINQLEEQMKYIGYLIPSLLVSVSFIFALLSHAVTIPVLKRLKIQLVPLKPFREWKLPSSIVWYYLIVSFLFFLNLDTGSFLYIAAVNLLFVLQVLLVVQGFSFIFFYCHVKNYSKAIPVIAIILSLILPILMYLVRILGIIDLAFNLRGRVKK from the coding sequence GTGAAACGGGTTAACATACTGACAGAAGGTGCGATATTACTTGCGCTCTTTACTGTATTAACATTAATGACACTTTATCTGCCGCTGTTTGGGGCATTTTTAATGGTCTTTTTGCCATTGCCGTTTATTCTTTATACGGTGAGACATGGGATTAAAGCTGCTGTCACTTTAATGGCCGCTTCTATCTTCATTACATTGATAGTTGGTTCTTTGTTTGCTTTGCCATTAACTTTAACATATGCCCTGAGCGGAATCGTGATGGGTTACTTTTATCAGAAGAGGCAAACGGCAGGCGCTTTGATCGGGGGCACAATTGCCTTTCTCATCAGCTTTGTCGTCATGTATGCAGCCTCTGTGGCATTTTTTCAAATCGATCCAATTGAAGAAGCGACAGGCAGCATGGACGAAACGATTGATATGGCAAAGTCAATGATGGCTGCAATTGGTCAGGAAGCAAATGAAGCAGCGATTAATCAATTAGAAGAACAAATGAAATATATAGGCTACTTAATTCCAAGTTTGCTTGTAAGTGTTTCATTTATCTTTGCCTTACTGTCTCATGCTGTAACCATTCCTGTTCTTAAAAGGCTGAAAATCCAGCTTGTGCCGCTAAAGCCATTCAGAGAGTGGAAGCTGCCGTCAAGCATTGTCTGGTATTACTTGATTGTCAGTTTTTTATTCTTTTTAAATTTGGATACAGGCAGCTTTCTATATATTGCTGCTGTAAATCTGCTGTTTGTTCTCCAGGTGCTGTTAGTGGTACAAGGCTTCTCTTTTATTTTCTTTTACTGTCATGTGAAAAATTATTCGAAAGCCATACCTGTTATAGCAATCATTCTTTCTTTGATTCTGCCGATCCTGATGTATCTTGTGCGAATCTTAGGTATAATTGATTTAGCTTTTAATTTGCGGGGCCGCGTGAAGAAATAG
- the rplI gene encoding 50S ribosomal protein L9: protein MKVIFLKDVKGKGKKGEVKNVADGYAHNFLIKQGLAIEANQAEISKLQGQKKKEEKEAAAELAKSVELKETLENLTVELKAKSGDGGRLFGSITSKQIADELLKSHGHKVDKRKIDLPDAIRALGYTNVPVKLHPEVTATVKVHVTEQK from the coding sequence GTGAAAGTTATTTTCTTAAAAGATGTAAAAGGTAAAGGGAAAAAAGGAGAAGTTAAAAATGTAGCTGACGGCTACGCACATAACTTTTTAATTAAGCAGGGACTTGCGATTGAAGCCAATCAGGCAGAAATCAGCAAGCTTCAAGGTCAAAAGAAAAAAGAAGAAAAAGAAGCGGCTGCAGAGCTTGCAAAATCGGTTGAACTAAAAGAAACGCTTGAAAACTTAACGGTTGAACTTAAGGCGAAATCAGGAGATGGCGGCCGTTTATTCGGATCCATTACAAGCAAGCAAATCGCTGATGAGCTTCTGAAATCACATGGCCATAAAGTTGATAAACGAAAAATTGACCTGCCGGATGCGATCCGTGCTTTAGGCTATACAAATGTACCTGTAAAACTGCATCCGGAGGTAACAGCAACTGTTAAAGTGCACGTAACAGAACAAAAATAA
- a CDS encoding DHH family phosphoesterase, translated as MPSFYEKPFIRYPLFALIGLTVIAIIIIFYYQWMIGVAGVFLLGAILFLLKIADKKLKVELETYISTLSYRLKRVGEEALMEMPIGIMLFNEHYHIEWTNPFLTSCFHEDTLVGRSMYDVAESLVPLVKQEVDTETITLHERKFKVIIKREERLLYFFDVTEQIEIEKQYEDERTVLALIFLDNYDEVTQGLDDQTKSTINSQVTSLLNKWATDYGIFLKRTSSERFMAILNENILIKLEKGKFSILDEVREQTTVQNISLTLSIGIGSGVPSLTELGDLAQSSLDLALGRGGDQVAIKQTNGKVKFYGGKTNPMEKRTRVRARVISHALTEIISESDKVIIMGHKYPDMDAIGSAIGILKVAQVNEKEGFIVLDLNEIDTGVQRLIQEVRQHSDLWSRFITREEALEISTDDTVLIVVDTHKPSLVIDEKLLNKVDNVVVIDHHRRGEEFIKDPLLVYMEPYASSTAELVTELLEYQTKRLKMNMIEATSLLAGIIVDTKSFTLRTGSRTFDAASYLRSKGADTILVQKFMREDIDHYVKRSKIIQNTNMLKDGIAIAKSDPDSEDYFDQVIIAQTADTLLAMSGVVASFVLARRNEHTIGISARSLGDINVQLIMEALDGGGHLTNAATQLEHVSLLEAEERLKHTIEEYLEGGTKS; from the coding sequence ATGCCCAGTTTTTACGAAAAACCGTTTATCAGGTATCCCCTATTTGCATTAATTGGCCTGACTGTGATTGCCATCATTATCATCTTTTATTATCAATGGATGATTGGTGTTGCCGGAGTCTTTCTATTAGGTGCGATCTTATTTCTTTTAAAAATAGCCGATAAAAAGCTGAAGGTTGAATTGGAAACCTACATTTCGACTCTCTCTTACCGTCTGAAGCGGGTTGGCGAAGAAGCTTTAATGGAAATGCCTATAGGGATTATGCTTTTTAACGAACATTATCATATAGAATGGACTAATCCGTTTTTGACATCCTGTTTCCATGAAGACACATTGGTCGGCAGGTCCATGTATGATGTAGCCGAATCACTTGTGCCCCTTGTGAAGCAGGAAGTCGATACAGAAACCATAACTCTTCACGAACGGAAGTTTAAAGTAATCATCAAGCGCGAGGAAAGACTGCTGTACTTCTTTGATGTTACGGAGCAGATAGAAATTGAAAAGCAGTATGAGGATGAGCGGACCGTTCTTGCTCTTATTTTTCTTGATAATTACGATGAAGTCACTCAAGGTTTGGATGACCAGACGAAAAGCACAATTAATAGTCAAGTAACCTCCTTGCTGAATAAATGGGCAACAGACTACGGCATCTTTCTGAAAAGGACGTCATCAGAACGGTTTATGGCGATTCTCAATGAAAATATTTTAATAAAGCTTGAAAAAGGAAAGTTTTCCATTCTTGACGAAGTTAGGGAACAGACAACTGTTCAAAACATATCCCTTACACTGAGCATCGGTATAGGCTCAGGTGTGCCTTCTCTTACTGAGCTTGGGGATTTGGCTCAATCAAGTCTTGATCTCGCTTTAGGACGCGGTGGAGATCAGGTTGCCATTAAACAGACGAATGGAAAAGTGAAGTTTTATGGCGGCAAGACGAATCCGATGGAAAAAAGAACGAGAGTGCGTGCAAGAGTGATCTCGCATGCGCTGACTGAAATTATTTCAGAGAGTGACAAAGTCATCATTATGGGACATAAATACCCTGATATGGATGCGATAGGCTCAGCCATCGGCATTCTGAAAGTAGCTCAGGTAAATGAAAAGGAAGGCTTTATCGTTCTTGATCTAAACGAGATTGATACAGGCGTGCAGCGGCTGATTCAGGAAGTAAGGCAGCATTCTGATTTGTGGTCCCGTTTTATAACTAGAGAAGAAGCTTTGGAAATCTCTACAGATGACACAGTTCTGATTGTTGTGGATACTCATAAGCCTTCACTTGTCATCGATGAAAAGCTGCTGAATAAAGTGGACAACGTTGTGGTCATTGATCATCACCGCCGGGGGGAAGAGTTTATTAAGGATCCATTGCTGGTTTACATGGAGCCATATGCTTCTTCAACAGCAGAGCTTGTGACAGAACTCCTGGAATATCAGACCAAACGTCTGAAAATGAACATGATTGAAGCCACATCTTTGCTTGCGGGCATTATAGTCGATACTAAAAGCTTTACTCTCAGAACTGGTTCCCGTACATTTGATGCAGCTTCCTATTTAAGATCTAAAGGGGCTGACACGATTCTTGTGCAAAAATTTATGAGAGAAGATATTGATCATTATGTAAAGCGGTCAAAGATCATTCAAAATACCAACATGCTTAAAGATGGCATCGCCATTGCAAAATCAGATCCTGATTCAGAGGACTATTTCGATCAGGTCATCATTGCTCAAACAGCAGATACGCTCTTGGCAATGAGCGGTGTTGTGGCGTCATTCGTTCTTGCGAGAAGAAACGAGCACACAATCGGCATCAGTGCCCGTTCCCTTGGGGATATCAATGTGCAGTTGATCATGGAAGCTTTAGACGGCGGAGGTCACCTCACAAATGCGGCTACACAGCTTGAACATGTATCGCTGCTTGAAGCAGAAGAAAGATTAAAACATACGATCGAAGAGTATTTAGAAGGAGGAACTAAGTCGTGA
- a CDS encoding adenylosuccinate synthase — protein sequence MSSVVVVGTQWGDEGKGKITDFLSENAEVIARYQGGNNAGHTIKFNGETYKLHLIPSGIFYSEKTCVIGNGMVVDPKALITELAYLHERGVSTDNLRISNRAHVILPYHLKLDEVEEERKGANKIGTTKKGIGPAYMDKAARVGIRIADLLDREAFEEKLTRNLEEKNRMLEKYYETEGFTIDEILDEYYEYGQQFKQYVCDTAVVLNDALDGGRRVLFEGAQGVMLDIDQGTYPFVTSSNPVAGGVTIGSGVGPTKINHVVGVSKAYTTRVGDGPFPTELDNEIGHQIREVGREYGTTTGRARRVGWFDSVVVRHARRVSGITDLSLNSIDVLTGIETLKICTAYKYKGEIMESFPASLKVLADCEPVYEELPGWTEDITGVRDLGELPQNARNYIERVSQLTGIPLSVFSVGPDRTQTNVVRSVYS from the coding sequence ATGTCTTCAGTAGTAGTTGTTGGAACACAATGGGGAGATGAAGGTAAAGGAAAGATTACCGACTTCCTTTCAGAAAATGCAGAGGTTATCGCTCGTTATCAAGGCGGGAATAACGCTGGACATACGATTAAATTTAACGGTGAAACATATAAGCTCCACTTAATTCCATCAGGTATCTTTTACAGTGAAAAGACCTGTGTAATCGGCAATGGAATGGTAGTAGACCCGAAAGCTCTAATTACGGAGCTTGCTTATCTTCACGAGCGCGGAGTCAGCACAGACAATCTTCGCATCAGCAATCGAGCACATGTAATCCTTCCTTATCATTTAAAGCTTGATGAAGTAGAAGAAGAACGCAAAGGCGCCAATAAAATCGGTACAACGAAAAAAGGGATCGGCCCTGCTTACATGGACAAAGCAGCACGCGTAGGAATCCGCATCGCTGACTTATTAGACCGTGAAGCTTTTGAAGAAAAATTAACTAGAAACCTTGAAGAAAAGAACCGCATGCTTGAAAAGTACTACGAGACAGAAGGATTCACGATTGATGAAATCCTTGATGAGTACTATGAGTACGGTCAGCAGTTCAAGCAGTACGTTTGTGACACAGCTGTTGTATTGAACGATGCTCTTGACGGCGGCAGACGTGTATTATTTGAAGGTGCCCAGGGTGTTATGCTTGATATCGATCAGGGTACGTATCCATTTGTTACTTCTTCAAACCCGGTAGCGGGAGGAGTTACAATCGGTTCTGGTGTAGGACCAACGAAAATCAACCATGTTGTCGGTGTTTCTAAAGCATATACAACACGGGTTGGTGACGGCCCGTTCCCAACTGAACTTGATAATGAAATTGGCCATCAAATCCGTGAAGTCGGCCGTGAATACGGTACAACAACAGGCCGTGCACGCCGTGTAGGCTGGTTTGACAGCGTCGTTGTCCGTCATGCACGCCGCGTAAGCGGAATTACGGATTTATCATTAAACTCTATTGACGTATTAACTGGCATTGAAACATTGAAGATCTGTACAGCATACAAATACAAAGGTGAAATCATGGAATCTTTCCCTGCAAGCCTTAAAGTATTAGCTGATTGCGAGCCTGTCTATGAAGAGCTTCCAGGCTGGACAGAAGACATCACAGGCGTTCGCGACCTTGGTGAGCTTCCTCAAAATGCCCGCAATTACATCGAGCGTGTATCACAGCTTACAGGCATCCCTCTTTCAGTATTCTCAGTGGGCCCTGACAGAACACAAACAAACGTTGTAAGAAGCGTATATAGCTAA